In Arcobacter lacus, a single genomic region encodes these proteins:
- a CDS encoding DUF2958 domain-containing protein, translating into MSNLIPKNLINTIPELYDTQDLKDPICQIKLFLADSSFTWYIIELDRADLNTCYGFVDGLERELGYFSLDELESVRGLFGLKVERDLGFKPTKLSKVKGK; encoded by the coding sequence ATGAGTAATTTAATTCCCAAAAATTTAATAAATACTATTCCAGAACTTTATGATACACAAGATTTAAAAGACCCAATTTGTCAAATAAAACTATTTTTAGCTGATTCAAGTTTTACATGGTACATAATTGAACTTGATAGAGCTGATTTAAATACTTGTTATGGATTTGTAGATGGTTTAGAAAGAGAACTTGGATATTTTTCATTAGATGAACTTGAAAGTGTAAGAGGATTATTTGGACTTAAAGTTGAAAGAGATTTAGGCTTTAAACCAACAAAATTATCAAAAGTTAAAGGAAAATAA
- a CDS encoding IS256 family transposase, which translates to MNQTLDLTDALEQIKAGAKIDGKDGVLAPLIKQLTEATLQAELESHLTTEINKNRKNGKSTKIMKSSVGEFELEIPRDRNGSYEPQIVKKHQTHISDHIEEKILSLYALGNSYSQISEHIQELYGIEFSKATISAVTDKIIPLLKEWQQRPLESIYPFVWLDAIHYKIKENGKYISKAVYTILGVGLNGKKEILGLYLSENEGANFWLQVLTDLNNRGVQDILIASVDGLKGFPEAINAIFPNTEVQLCIVHQIRNSIRYVASKNQKEFMKDLKLIYQAISKEAAEMELDNLESKWGKKYPIVIKSWRNKWEHLSAYFKYPEEIRRIIYTTNIIESVHRQFRKLTKTKGAFPNENSLLKLLYMGIQNASKKWTMPIWNWSLTISQLAILFEGRLDESLNL; encoded by the coding sequence ATGAATCAAACACTTGATTTAACAGATGCACTTGAACAAATTAAAGCTGGTGCAAAAATAGATGGTAAGGACGGAGTTTTAGCTCCCCTTATTAAACAACTTACAGAAGCTACATTACAAGCAGAACTTGAATCTCATCTTACTACTGAGATAAATAAAAACCGTAAGAATGGTAAATCTACTAAAATTATGAAAAGTAGTGTTGGAGAATTTGAACTTGAAATTCCAAGAGATAGGAACGGTTCTTATGAACCACAAATAGTTAAAAAACATCAAACCCATATATCAGACCATATTGAGGAAAAGATTTTATCTTTATATGCTCTTGGTAATAGCTACTCTCAAATATCTGAACATATTCAAGAGTTATATGGTATTGAGTTTTCTAAAGCAACAATAAGTGCTGTTACAGACAAAATTATACCATTACTAAAAGAGTGGCAACAAAGACCGTTAGAATCAATCTATCCATTTGTATGGCTTGATGCAATACATTATAAAATAAAAGAGAATGGCAAATATATTTCAAAAGCTGTCTACACTATTTTAGGAGTAGGACTAAACGGTAAAAAAGAGATACTTGGACTTTATCTATCTGAAAATGAAGGAGCAAATTTTTGGCTACAAGTTTTAACTGATTTAAATAATCGAGGTGTACAAGATATACTTATTGCTTCAGTTGATGGTTTAAAAGGCTTTCCTGAAGCTATAAATGCAATATTTCCAAATACTGAAGTTCAATTGTGTATCGTACATCAAATTAGAAATTCAATACGCTATGTAGCTTCTAAAAACCAAAAAGAGTTTATGAAAGATTTGAAGCTTATCTATCAAGCTATCTCCAAAGAAGCTGCTGAAATGGAACTTGACAACCTTGAGTCTAAGTGGGGTAAAAAATATCCTATTGTAATTAAGTCGTGGAGGAACAAATGGGAACATCTATCTGCATATTTTAAATATCCTGAAGAGATAAGACGCATCATCTACACTACTAATATTATTGAATCAGTTCACAGACAGTTTAGAAAACTTACTAAAACTAAAGGTGCTTTCCCAAATGAAAATAGTCTTCTCAAACTTTTGTATATGGGTATTCAGAATGCTTCTAAAAAATGGACAATGCCTATTTGGAATTGGTCTTTAACTATTTCACAGTTGGCAATATTATTTGAGGGCAGACTAGATGAATCTTTAAACTTATGA
- a CDS encoding N-6 DNA methylase — protein sequence MFKDKFEDQKMSLSELEKMIDYIPNVYKNELLELIYVLKAWELISKGYEIKDENLKYYKFIKSKIEIEELAKIFYYLSKEIKLFKTYKLDIDKFEDRDLNLIIEELKHIPKLPDINDAFFLSKFKIDNLIVSNQIAEMGLKLLVVDKKSKIEYDDERPFVPYYIRELYVPFTQGFAYAKFMSGQIYADGQIAKYLLVAELISVFGFAGIEFKLSNALENPNYLDNSNKDKLRKFEHVLSFPPYSVKQNFDYTNDKYNRFIFQKGSVLDIAYFEHILAQTKCKAVVLMPVGFTYRSGNEELFRKYLIEKNYLDGIVQLPPNLHSATSIETTFFIINKYRNESSTIPNDVMFINLKDESFIKREGRQLVFKSVDKIRDIYINKEEIKNISALISREEIAENNYSFAIDKYVVTEKTKEVQKELEKFELIRLEDIADIRKSQLFKDEEKGLEIFEISPSDFSKAGFTLECGKIKKIESQKNRLDTYKLQPYDLLLSTKGTIGKVAIIGKIDKPMIASQAIQVIRLKEDKEEKAIILYMFLKSNIGQTILSSITSGTVMPQISTVEVKNLGIPKLTEESEKTIFLNFNNEIEMYNKINHLEKEIERIHSNFLGVI from the coding sequence ATGTTCAAAGATAAATTTGAAGATCAAAAAATGAGCCTTAGTGAATTAGAAAAAATGATTGATTACATACCAAATGTGTATAAAAATGAATTGTTAGAATTAATTTATGTATTAAAGGCTTGGGAACTTATTTCAAAGGGATATGAAATAAAAGATGAAAATCTTAAATATTATAAATTTATAAAATCTAAAATAGAAATAGAAGAATTAGCCAAAATTTTTTACTACTTGTCAAAAGAGATAAAATTATTTAAAACTTATAAACTAGATATAGATAAATTTGAAGATCGAGATTTGAATTTAATTATTGAGGAGCTTAAGCATATACCGAAACTTCCAGATATAAATGATGCTTTCTTTTTATCAAAATTTAAAATTGATAATCTAATAGTCTCAAATCAAATAGCTGAAATGGGTTTAAAGCTACTAGTAGTAGACAAAAAATCTAAAATTGAATATGATGATGAAAGACCATTTGTACCATATTATATTCGAGAATTATATGTACCTTTCACACAAGGATTTGCTTATGCAAAATTTATGTCAGGGCAAATTTATGCAGATGGACAAATAGCTAAATACCTCTTAGTTGCTGAATTAATATCAGTATTTGGATTTGCAGGTATTGAATTTAAATTATCTAATGCATTGGAAAATCCAAATTATTTAGATAATAGCAATAAAGATAAGCTGAGAAAATTTGAACATGTATTATCTTTCCCTCCTTATAGTGTAAAGCAAAATTTTGATTATACAAATGATAAATATAATAGGTTTATATTTCAAAAAGGTTCAGTTTTAGATATCGCATATTTTGAGCATATATTAGCACAAACAAAATGTAAAGCAGTTGTTTTAATGCCAGTAGGATTTACTTATAGAAGTGGTAATGAAGAGTTATTTAGAAAGTATTTAATAGAAAAAAATTATCTGGATGGAATAGTACAATTACCACCAAATTTGCATAGTGCAACATCTATTGAAACTACATTTTTTATAATAAATAAATATAGAAATGAATCTAGTACAATACCAAATGATGTAATGTTTATTAATTTAAAAGATGAAAGTTTTATTAAAAGAGAAGGCAGACAATTAGTATTTAAATCTGTTGATAAGATTAGAGATATTTATATCAATAAGGAAGAGATAAAAAATATTTCAGCATTAATATCAAGAGAAGAGATTGCTGAGAATAATTACTCATTTGCTATTGATAAATATGTTGTTACTGAAAAAACAAAAGAAGTGCAAAAAGAGTTAGAAAAATTTGAACTTATAAGACTTGAAGATATAGCTGATATTAGAAAATCACAATTATTTAAAGATGAAGAAAAAGGTCTTGAAATATTTGAAATATCACCATCTGATTTTAGTAAAGCAGGGTTCACTTTAGAGTGTGGAAAGATAAAAAAAATTGAATCACAAAAAAATAGATTAGATACATATAAGCTTCAACCATATGATCTATTACTTAGCACAAAAGGTACTATTGGTAAAGTAGCTATAATTGGTAAAATAGATAAACCAATGATAGCTTCTCAAGCAATTCAAGTTATTCGATTAAAAGAAGATAAAGAAGAGAAAGCTATAATCTTATATATGTTTTTAAAATCAAATATTGGACAAACAATATTATCTTCCATCACATCTGGTACAGTGATGCCACAAATATCTACTGTAGAAGTAAAGAATTTAGGTATTCCTAAATTAACAGAAGAAAGTGAAAAAACAATATTTCTAAACTTTAATAATGAAATAGAAATGTATAATAAAATTAATCATTTAGAAAAAGAAATAGAGCGAATACACAGTAATTTTTTAGGGGTAATATGA
- a CDS encoding DUF932 domain-containing protein, with the protein MSKNIKPLTNEELLNVAPSIFSENPIEGVSDKYAFVPTYKLLDTFRDAGYYPIMASESKVRNEENQGYQKHIIQFRSLENLLRPNAKDEYEDIVLTNSHNRTSSFIVDLAIFRIVCSNMLVVPSKSFVHTSIVHVGFTQEKVKNAIDEVTSYIPKIKEQVSIFKSIYLTNAEMQMLANAAIDIRFDTNTHYIKADELLKVNYEEDEVNTLWSAYNRIQESMIRGGVKMKNLVTNKNFTSKAINGIDATIKFNKELFSAVEQVAQLKCDGYLVA; encoded by the coding sequence ATGTCAAAAAATATAAAACCCCTAACAAATGAAGAGTTACTTAATGTTGCTCCATCAATTTTTAGTGAAAATCCAATTGAAGGAGTTAGTGATAAATATGCTTTCGTTCCAACATATAAACTTCTTGATACTTTTAGAGATGCTGGATACTATCCAATAATGGCAAGTGAAAGTAAAGTAAGAAATGAAGAGAATCAAGGTTATCAAAAACATATAATCCAGTTTAGAAGTTTAGAAAATCTTCTTAGACCAAATGCAAAAGATGAATATGAAGATATTGTTTTAACAAACTCTCATAATAGAACATCTAGCTTTATTGTTGATTTGGCAATCTTTAGAATAGTTTGCTCTAATATGCTTGTTGTTCCAAGTAAGAGCTTTGTACACACTTCAATAGTGCATGTAGGCTTTACTCAAGAAAAAGTAAAAAATGCAATTGATGAAGTAACAAGCTATATTCCAAAAATAAAAGAGCAAGTGTCAATCTTTAAATCAATATATTTAACAAATGCAGAGATGCAAATGTTAGCTAATGCTGCAATAGATATTAGATTTGATACAAATACACACTATATTAAAGCTGATGAACTTTTAAAAGTAAACTATGAAGAAGATGAAGTAAATACTCTTTGGAGTGCTTATAATAGAATCCAAGAGTCAATGATTAGAGGTGGTGTTAAAATGAAAAATCTAGTAACTAATAAAAACTTCACCTCAAAAGCAATAAATGGAATTGATGCAACTATTAAGTTTAATAAGGAACTTTTTAGTGCAGTTGAACAAGTTGCACAACTTAAATGTGATGGTTATTTAGTAGCTTAA
- a CDS encoding YagK/YfjJ domain-containing protein, whose product MSNNKLKRRRESINNYIDALFENNSKLCVIRLDLKYKQEFSKDMTLEDMSADVKRMLDNRRNNETVFGTNIGYIMKKEISKNKNGHIHALFFDDGNKLQKAAYKADQIGNYWSDNITKGKGCYENCNRRKYQNNGIGMTNYTDKEKINNLKEYAAAYLCKTDEQSIDEIKTNLKDRAIVRGTMPKLKSKAGRPRRTN is encoded by the coding sequence ATGAGTAATAATAAATTAAAAAGAAGACGAGAGAGTATCAATAATTACATAGATGCTCTATTTGAGAACAACTCAAAACTATGTGTTATTAGGCTTGATTTAAAGTACAAGCAAGAGTTTTCAAAAGATATGACTTTAGAAGATATGAGTGCTGATGTAAAGAGAATGTTAGATAACAGAAGAAATAATGAAACTGTATTTGGTACAAACATTGGGTATATTATGAAAAAAGAAATAAGTAAAAATAAAAATGGGCATATACACGCTTTATTTTTTGATGATGGGAATAAGCTTCAAAAAGCAGCTTATAAAGCAGATCAAATAGGAAATTACTGGAGTGATAATATCACAAAAGGAAAAGGATGTTATGAAAATTGTAATAGAAGAAAATATCAAAACAATGGTATTGGAATGACAAACTATACAGATAAAGAAAAAATTAATAATTTAAAAGAATATGCAGCAGCATATCTCTGTAAAACAGATGAACAATCTATAGATGAAATTAAAACAAATCTGAAAGATAGAGCAATAGTAAGAGGAACTATGCCAAAGCTTAAAAGTAAAGCTGGAAGACCTAGAAGAACAAATTAA
- a CDS encoding Rad52/Rad22 family DNA repair protein, whose product MFTKEQIEFLNKELDSKRVKNRSKGNINLSYLEGFDIFETANSIFGFGNWSYTITKLEQVSQEYNQNENVVLCYKAIVNLKIYNQTHTTFIEKEDVGFGTGISKTLADANESASKEAVTDAIKRAFRSFGNQFGNSLYDKSRNLNQSDTSSTYQQESNHNQNQQRNNQYSHPNIKQNQSTSFNQYEYQSLYNLGLNVVEQNGFLIVTGDDIYSKKDSIKACGFRFDSKSKSWYKQLEQRAS is encoded by the coding sequence ATGTTCACAAAAGAACAAATAGAGTTTTTAAATAAAGAACTTGATAGTAAAAGAGTTAAAAATAGAAGTAAAGGAAATATCAACCTTTCATATTTAGAAGGATTTGATATATTTGAAACTGCAAACTCTATATTTGGATTTGGTAATTGGAGTTATACAATTACTAAATTAGAACAAGTAAGCCAAGAGTATAATCAAAATGAAAATGTAGTCTTGTGCTATAAAGCAATAGTAAATCTAAAAATTTATAACCAAACTCATACAACTTTTATAGAAAAAGAGGATGTAGGGTTTGGTACAGGAATTTCAAAAACTTTAGCAGATGCAAATGAATCAGCCTCAAAAGAAGCTGTAACAGATGCAATTAAAAGAGCTTTTAGAAGCTTTGGTAATCAGTTTGGAAACTCTTTGTACGATAAAAGTAGAAATTTAAATCAAAGTGATACATCATCTACTTATCAACAAGAATCAAACCATAATCAAAACCAACAAAGAAATAATCAATACTCTCATCCAAATATAAAACAAAATCAATCAACTTCATTTAACCAATATGAGTATCAATCACTTTATAATCTTGGATTAAATGTTGTTGAACAAAATGGATTTTTAATTGTAACAGGTGATGATATATACTCAAAGAAAGATTCAATTAAAGCTTGTGGATTTAGATTTGATAGTAAATCAAAGAGTTGGTATAAACAACTTGAACAAAGGGCTTCATAA
- a CDS encoding DUF4258 domain-containing protein, whose amino-acid sequence MFSTNHFKARMSQRGISKKVIDLVLAFGKDEGDKLFLDKKETQRIIYQIDNLRNTLLKVMDKGGVTVVVEDETLITTYNLYKKNRNK is encoded by the coding sequence ATGTTTTCCACTAATCACTTCAAAGCTAGAATGTCTCAAAGAGGTATCTCAAAAAAGGTAATAGATTTGGTTTTAGCTTTTGGTAAAGATGAAGGTGATAAATTATTTTTAGATAAAAAAGAGACACAAAGAATAATTTATCAAATAGATAATCTTCGAAATACTTTATTAAAAGTAATGGATAAGGGTGGAGTTACAGTTGTAGTTGAAGATGAAACACTTATTACAACATATAATTTATATAAAAAGAATAGGAATAAATAA
- a CDS encoding siphovirus Gp157 family protein, whose product MRLVNYKLQTQMENLNENSDNKYFKEYLKSILEDPNTPYFQKADYIGLCLQEINSKVEYIANDIKELQAYKKRLQTALTLAKELVADVLIQNGVDRVDGNVISSITLQSESITTKQEIVVLDENAVMTLGYVKFEPDIEAIKVALETTKGKKELKDIVTTITETSTNKAKVKVNAKKKSSSNEAITIELLSNDIDDDSLKDVA is encoded by the coding sequence ATGAGATTAGTAAATTATAAACTTCAAACACAAATGGAAAATCTAAATGAAAATAGTGATAATAAATACTTTAAAGAGTATTTAAAATCTATTTTAGAAGATCCAAATACACCTTACTTTCAAAAAGCTGATTATATTGGATTGTGCTTACAAGAGATAAACTCAAAAGTAGAGTATATAGCTAATGATATAAAAGAGCTACAAGCTTATAAAAAGAGACTTCAAACTGCACTAACTCTAGCAAAAGAGTTAGTTGCAGATGTTTTAATTCAAAATGGTGTTGATAGAGTTGATGGAAATGTAATATCTTCAATAACCTTACAAAGTGAATCAATAACTACTAAACAAGAGATTGTAGTTCTTGATGAAAATGCTGTTATGACTTTGGGATATGTAAAGTTTGAACCAGATATTGAAGCAATAAAAGTAGCACTAGAAACCACAAAAGGTAAAAAAGAGTTAAAAGATATTGTAACAACAATTACAGAAACTTCAACAAATAAAGCAAAAGTTAAAGTAAATGCTAAAAAGAAGAGTTCATCTAATGAAGCTATAACTATTGAACTTCTAAGTAATGACATAGATGATGACTCTTTAAAAGATGTTGCTTAA
- a CDS encoding primase-helicase family protein, producing MITFYDENTSFNHNNWLKNSDNIVLNVLDKKCISMYLGKKGDINYRLSSNESFISTKDYKTLENIFKNISGIDIDLSDFYSKKKLKNVDDLEEKAKIILEDLKLVTDEIFDPFSKEEFILKENGTYTLNMFRPTLYILLNSSQILQNYNINNSVIFRLISHLSNYNLERIKWIINWLAYFFQELKKSQVALVLLGVQGAGKGIFFNEVIKPLFGEGFVKTINDKSLDTRFLGSLVENTMFFNLDEISANKSQKNSIKNFLKALVTNGTITAEKKYKNMDKEIPIFGQVLITSNELYALEIEPSDRRFTVFNTGENLAHCNFLGFGNYESLSNAIKNDLEQFAVYLKSIQIDVQMANTALNTTEKDNLIQQYQMANYKPIKITKLQKNVIEFAEAIRCRDFNLFNTIVDENKFQLKSEIFSDLQHNIFRVENLFPAFKTLYGNRSFSTNSELLRELQKYNISLFGLNNIQIYTVNNEQKYFFNLEQMLIR from the coding sequence ATGATTACATTCTATGATGAAAATACATCTTTTAATCATAACAATTGGTTAAAAAATAGTGATAATATAGTTTTAAATGTTTTAGATAAAAAATGTATATCTATGTATCTTGGTAAAAAAGGAGACATAAATTATAGATTATCTTCAAATGAATCATTTATAAGTACAAAAGACTATAAAACACTAGAAAATATTTTTAAGAATATTTCTGGAATAGATATTGATTTATCAGATTTTTATAGTAAAAAGAAGTTAAAAAATGTAGATGATTTAGAAGAAAAAGCAAAAATTATCTTAGAAGATTTAAAACTTGTAACAGATGAGATATTTGATCCTTTTTCTAAAGAAGAGTTTATTTTAAAAGAAAATGGTACTTATACGTTAAATATGTTTAGACCAACTTTATATATATTACTAAATAGTTCTCAAATTCTACAAAATTATAATATTAATAATAGTGTTATATTTAGATTAATATCTCATTTGTCAAATTATAATTTAGAAAGAATAAAGTGGATAATAAATTGGTTGGCATATTTTTTCCAAGAACTTAAAAAATCTCAAGTAGCCCTTGTACTTTTAGGAGTACAAGGTGCTGGAAAAGGTATTTTTTTTAATGAAGTGATAAAGCCACTTTTTGGTGAAGGATTTGTAAAAACTATTAATGATAAGAGTTTAGATACAAGATTCCTAGGCTCTTTAGTAGAAAATACGATGTTTTTTAATCTTGATGAAATATCAGCAAATAAAAGCCAAAAAAATAGTATCAAAAACTTTTTAAAAGCTTTAGTAACTAATGGAACTATTACAGCAGAGAAGAAGTATAAAAATATGGATAAAGAGATACCTATTTTTGGACAAGTATTAATAACTTCAAATGAATTATATGCTTTAGAAATTGAGCCTAGCGATAGAAGATTTACCGTATTTAATACTGGTGAAAATTTAGCTCATTGTAATTTTTTAGGTTTTGGAAATTATGAGTCTTTATCAAATGCTATAAAAAATGATTTAGAACAGTTTGCTGTATATTTGAAAAGTATTCAAATAGATGTACAAATGGCGAATACAGCTTTAAATACTACTGAAAAAGATAATTTGATACAGCAGTATCAAATGGCAAACTATAAGCCAATAAAAATTACAAAATTACAAAAAAATGTAATTGAGTTTGCAGAAGCAATAAGATGTAGAGATTTCAATCTTTTTAACACTATTGTAGATGAAAATAAATTCCAACTAAAATCTGAAATATTTTCGGATTTACAACATAATATTTTTAGAGTTGAGAATCTATTTCCTGCATTTAAAACTCTCTATGGTAATAGAAGTTTTAGTACAAACTCAGAATTATTAAGAGAATTACAAAAGTATAATATTTCTTTATTTGGATTGAATAATATTCAAATTTACACCGTAAATAATGAACAGAAATATTTTTTTAATCTTGAGCAAATGCTTATAAGATAA